The following proteins come from a genomic window of Microbacterium sp. JZ31:
- a CDS encoding uroporphyrinogen-III synthase, whose translation MTPAPVTSPASPPGTPRLLSSALAGCTILIAVDRRSSELTAALERHGATVQQAAALTIESHIDDATLIARTRELIDDPPDVVVATTGVGFRGWIEAAEEAGLADDLARAFAGAQLVARGPKARGAIQQAGLTADWVAESETAAELGEYLVAEGVAGRRIAVQHHGSGADGLDELFSSHGADVVSLTVYRWGPPPDPAVVRRSVLAAARGEYDAVLFTSAPGAAGWLAEARRADALEDIRARAASRRLLMTAVGPVTAEPLVAADIETLIAERGRLGSLVRAVVTYFGGGHAPSHDTAAGRLELRSAGAVLDGRFIPLSPTGADVLAALFAAGGGVVSRAALQRVLPRSGQSPHAVEMAVARLREALGGADVIKTVVKRGYRLNVEDPA comes from the coding sequence ATGACCCCCGCGCCCGTCACCTCCCCCGCGTCCCCGCCCGGGACTCCGCGTCTGCTCTCCTCCGCGCTCGCGGGGTGCACGATCCTGATCGCCGTCGACCGGCGCTCGAGCGAGCTGACCGCGGCGCTCGAGCGACATGGCGCGACCGTGCAGCAGGCGGCCGCGCTCACCATCGAATCGCACATCGACGACGCCACGCTGATCGCCCGCACGCGCGAGCTGATCGACGACCCGCCCGACGTGGTCGTCGCCACGACCGGCGTCGGCTTCCGCGGCTGGATCGAGGCGGCCGAGGAGGCCGGCCTCGCTGACGACCTCGCTCGTGCCTTCGCGGGCGCGCAGCTCGTCGCGCGCGGGCCCAAGGCGCGGGGCGCGATCCAGCAGGCGGGGCTCACGGCCGACTGGGTGGCCGAGTCGGAGACCGCCGCCGAGCTCGGCGAGTACCTCGTGGCCGAGGGCGTCGCGGGCAGGCGGATCGCCGTGCAGCATCACGGATCCGGCGCCGACGGGCTCGACGAGCTGTTCTCGTCCCACGGCGCGGACGTCGTGAGCCTGACGGTCTACCGCTGGGGTCCGCCGCCGGATCCGGCGGTCGTGCGCCGCTCGGTGCTCGCGGCCGCACGGGGCGAGTACGACGCGGTGCTGTTCACCTCGGCACCCGGCGCGGCCGGCTGGCTCGCCGAGGCCCGACGCGCGGACGCGCTGGAGGACATCCGCGCGCGCGCGGCGTCGCGGCGCCTGCTGATGACCGCCGTCGGCCCCGTCACCGCCGAGCCGCTCGTGGCCGCGGACATCGAGACGCTGATCGCCGAGCGGGGACGCCTCGGCTCGCTCGTGCGGGCCGTCGTGACGTACTTCGGCGGCGGGCACGCGCCGTCGCACGACACCGCCGCCGGCCGGCTCGAGCTGCGCAGCGCCGGCGCCGTGCTCGACGGACGCTTCATCCCGCTGTCGCCGACGGGGGCCGATGTGCTCGCCGCGCTGTTCGCGGCGGGTGGCGGCGTGGTGTCGCGCGCGGCGCTGCAGCGCGTGCTGCCGCGCTCGGGACAGAGCCCGCACGCCGTCGAGATGGCGGTCGCACGGCTGCGCGAAGCGCTCGGCGGGGCGGACGTGATCAAGACCGTCGTGAAGCGCGGCTATCGACTGAATGTGGAGGATCCGGCGTGA
- a CDS encoding sirohydrochlorin chelatase, whose translation MTLIACSHGTRFPEGRDAIHALIAHVQQLLPEAEIAEAFVDVQEPSIDDVVARVEGPGVIVPLLLSAGFHTGVDIARAARTRDDVVATDPLGPHPLLAETLVARLHQAGLRDGDHVVLAAAGSSRPAAAEHVERMRDLLAPRLPHPVTVGYAAGADPRIPAAVSAARAAGARRVVAASYVLAPGYFANEIAASGADVVTAPLGADERVARVIAERYRAALPAVMAA comes from the coding sequence GTGACGCTCATCGCCTGCTCGCACGGCACCCGCTTCCCCGAGGGGCGCGACGCCATCCACGCCCTGATCGCGCACGTGCAGCAGCTGCTGCCGGAGGCGGAGATCGCCGAGGCCTTCGTCGACGTGCAGGAGCCGTCGATCGACGACGTCGTCGCGCGGGTGGAGGGGCCCGGGGTGATCGTGCCGCTGCTGCTGTCGGCCGGATTCCACACGGGCGTCGACATCGCCCGTGCGGCGCGAACGCGCGACGACGTGGTGGCGACGGACCCGCTCGGCCCGCATCCGCTGCTCGCCGAGACGCTCGTCGCGCGCCTGCACCAGGCGGGCCTGCGCGACGGCGATCACGTCGTCCTCGCGGCGGCCGGCTCGTCGCGCCCCGCTGCTGCCGAGCACGTCGAGCGCATGCGCGACCTGCTCGCCCCGAGGCTGCCGCATCCCGTCACGGTGGGCTACGCGGCGGGAGCCGATCCGCGGATCCCCGCCGCCGTGTCGGCCGCCCGTGCGGCCGGCGCGCGGCGCGTGGTCGCCGCGAGCTATGTGCTGGCTCCCGGCTACTTCGCGAACGAGATCGCCGCGTCCGGAGCGGACGTCGTCACCGCGCCGCTCGGAGCGGACGAGCGCGTCGCGCGGGTGATCGCCGAGCGCTACCGCGCGGCCCTTCCCGCCGTGATGGCGGCATAG
- the deoD gene encoding purine-nucleoside phosphorylase, with amino-acid sequence MSTHIAAQPGQIAPIVLFPGDPLRAKWIAENFLEDAELYSETRGMLGFTGSWRGQRVSVQGSGMGQPSMAIYANELFDAYDVQTVVRVGSCGALTERVGLRDIIIANGACTDSAINRVRFHGQDYAPVADFSLLRAAVEASEELPLQNRVHVGLLFSSDQFYSTRPELTEPLVAHGALAVEMETSGLYTLAAYRQRRALSICTVSDHLVTGEETTALEREQTFADMIEIALRAATA; translated from the coding sequence ATGAGCACGCACATCGCCGCCCAGCCCGGTCAGATCGCCCCCATCGTCCTGTTCCCCGGCGATCCGCTGCGCGCCAAATGGATCGCGGAGAACTTCCTCGAGGACGCGGAGCTCTACTCCGAGACGCGCGGCATGCTCGGCTTCACGGGTTCCTGGCGGGGGCAGCGGGTGTCGGTGCAGGGATCGGGCATGGGGCAGCCGTCCATGGCCATCTACGCCAACGAGCTCTTCGATGCGTATGACGTCCAGACGGTCGTGCGCGTCGGCTCGTGCGGCGCGCTGACCGAGCGCGTGGGGCTGCGCGACATCATCATCGCGAACGGCGCCTGCACCGATTCCGCCATCAACCGGGTCCGCTTCCACGGGCAGGACTACGCCCCGGTCGCCGACTTCTCGCTCCTGCGTGCCGCTGTCGAGGCGAGCGAGGAGCTGCCCCTCCAGAACCGGGTCCATGTGGGGCTGCTGTTCTCCAGCGACCAGTTCTACAGCACCCGCCCCGAGCTGACGGAGCCGCTCGTGGCGCACGGCGCGCTCGCGGTGGAGATGGAGACGAGCGGGCTGTACACCCTCGCCGCGTACCGGCAGCGGCGAGCGCTGAGCATCTGCACGGTGTCCGACCACCTGGTCACGGGCGAGGAGACGACGGCCCTCGAGCGGGAGCAGACGTTCGCCGACATGATCGAGATCGCGCTGCGGGCGGCGACGGCCTAG
- the moaA gene encoding GTP 3',8-cyclase MoaA — MTAVPVTIGRRASAAPVAPGSGALVDTFGRVHRDLRVSLTDRCSLRCTYCMPEQGNEWLAKTSILSLDEIERIARVAAAAGITTFRLTGGEPLLRTDIVDIVRRLARIEGPDGPVQIAMTTNGIRLRESLPGLIDAGLARLNISIDTLRRDRFRDLTRRDRLDDVLDGIAAASESGLRPLKLNAVAMRDVNDDELVDLVEFAVAHDAQLRFIEQMPLDAGHTWSRERMVTREEILSALSARWRLTPVPGRGGAPAETWVLDDGPHRVGVIASVTAPFCGDCDRLRLTADGQLRNCLFSTSEFDLLPILRGASDQLDRELDAMLRTCILRKLPGHAIDDPAFLQPARGMNAIGG, encoded by the coding sequence ATGACCGCCGTGCCGGTCACGATCGGCAGGCGGGCCTCCGCCGCGCCCGTCGCCCCCGGGTCCGGTGCGCTCGTCGACACCTTCGGACGCGTGCATCGCGACCTGCGGGTCTCGCTCACCGATCGGTGCTCGCTGCGCTGCACGTACTGCATGCCCGAGCAGGGGAACGAGTGGCTCGCCAAGACGAGCATCCTCTCGCTCGACGAGATCGAGCGCATCGCGCGCGTGGCCGCCGCGGCCGGCATCACGACCTTCCGGCTGACGGGCGGCGAGCCGCTGCTGCGCACCGACATCGTCGACATCGTGCGCCGTCTCGCCCGCATCGAGGGCCCCGACGGGCCGGTGCAGATCGCGATGACGACGAACGGCATCCGGCTGCGGGAGTCCCTCCCCGGTCTGATCGACGCAGGGCTTGCGCGCCTGAACATCTCGATCGACACGCTGCGGCGCGACCGCTTCCGCGACCTGACGCGTCGCGACAGGCTCGACGACGTGCTCGACGGCATCGCCGCGGCGTCCGAGTCGGGCCTGCGGCCGCTCAAGCTCAATGCCGTCGCGATGCGCGACGTGAACGACGACGAGCTCGTCGACCTCGTGGAGTTCGCGGTCGCGCACGACGCGCAGCTGAGGTTCATCGAGCAGATGCCGCTCGATGCCGGTCACACGTGGTCGCGCGAGCGCATGGTCACGCGGGAGGAGATCCTGTCAGCGCTGTCCGCACGCTGGCGTCTGACCCCCGTGCCGGGGCGCGGGGGAGCACCCGCCGAGACGTGGGTCCTCGACGACGGCCCGCACAGGGTGGGCGTGATCGCGTCGGTCACGGCGCCGTTCTGCGGGGACTGCGATCGCCTCCGCCTCACGGCCGACGGCCAGCTGCGCAACTGCCTGTTCTCGACGAGCGAGTTCGACCTGCTGCCGATCCTGCGCGGCGCATCGGATCAGCTCGACCGCGAGCTCGACGCCATGCTGCGCACCTGCATCCTCCGGAAGCTTCCCGGCCACGCGATCGACGATCCGGCGTTCCTGCAGCCCGCGCGCGGGATGAACGCCATCGGGGGCTGA
- a CDS encoding sulfate/molybdate ABC transporter ATP-binding protein: MSASVLRGRRETAGTALPQGVALSADLAVQRGEFRLEAALTVPQGEVTAIMGPSGAGKSTLLAAIAGAVRLTSGRIQLADGAVVTRRRHLPTAKRGVVMLGQDARLFPHLSVRDNVAFGLVVRGLAKDRARQVADEWLWRVGLSGSGPNRPRELSGGQQQRVALARALAVAPRLLLLDEPLTGLDAETAADTRAVLHEQLSSTRTTALVVTHDAFDAAALARQVVVIEGGRVMQRGAVRRVLETPATQFVAAVAGLNRVRGAARDGLWRAAGVDGDVRVAAAAPVEAPDATPLVAVFRPADVRLARAGESTWTGAVRVAHEDPHPVGEWLGKVTRLEPTPGGARVHTTKPDVVAEVPAAQLAALALAPGDPVRLALDPADVRLLPDE, from the coding sequence GTGAGCGCCTCCGTGCTGCGCGGCCGGCGCGAGACCGCCGGGACGGCGCTCCCGCAGGGCGTGGCCCTTAGCGCCGACCTCGCGGTGCAGCGGGGCGAGTTCCGTCTGGAGGCCGCGCTCACCGTGCCGCAGGGCGAGGTGACCGCCATCATGGGCCCGAGCGGGGCGGGCAAGTCCACGCTGCTGGCGGCGATCGCGGGGGCCGTCCGCCTGACGTCGGGGCGGATCCAGCTCGCGGACGGCGCCGTCGTGACGCGACGCCGCCACCTCCCGACCGCCAAGCGCGGTGTGGTGATGCTCGGACAGGACGCGCGGCTGTTCCCCCATCTGTCGGTGCGCGACAACGTCGCCTTCGGCCTCGTCGTCCGCGGCCTGGCGAAGGATCGCGCGCGCCAGGTGGCCGATGAGTGGCTGTGGCGCGTGGGACTGTCGGGCTCGGGCCCCAACCGCCCGCGCGAGCTGTCGGGCGGACAGCAGCAGCGGGTCGCGCTGGCCCGCGCTCTCGCGGTCGCGCCGCGCCTGCTGCTCCTCGACGAGCCGCTCACGGGACTCGACGCGGAGACGGCGGCGGACACCCGCGCCGTGCTGCACGAGCAGCTGTCGTCGACGCGCACGACGGCACTCGTCGTCACGCACGACGCGTTCGACGCGGCCGCGCTCGCACGCCAGGTGGTCGTGATCGAGGGCGGCCGGGTGATGCAGCGCGGCGCGGTGCGACGCGTCCTGGAGACGCCCGCCACGCAGTTCGTCGCGGCGGTCGCCGGCCTCAATCGCGTGCGCGGCGCCGCGCGGGACGGCCTCTGGCGCGCCGCCGGCGTCGACGGTGACGTCCGGGTCGCCGCCGCCGCACCCGTGGAGGCGCCCGATGCGACGCCGCTCGTGGCCGTGTTCCGTCCCGCGGATGTCCGGCTCGCCCGCGCGGGGGAGAGCACCTGGACGGGCGCGGTGCGCGTGGCCCACGAGGATCCGCACCCGGTGGGCGAATGGCTGGGGAAGGTGACCCGCCTCGAGCCCACGCCGGGCGGTGCTCGTGTGCACACCACGAAGCCGGACGTCGTGGCAGAGGTTCCCGCCGCGCAGCTGGCGGCCCTCGCGCTCGCTCCCGGGGACCCGGTGCGCCTCGCGCTGGATCCTGCCGACGTCCGGCTCCTGCCTGACGAGTGA
- a CDS encoding ABC transporter permease, with product MTARREERDASAGNLPRILALPAVLALALLVVPLAGLIARADWPSLWTDVTSRESLDALGLSLVTGLIATAVCLVLGLPLAILIARARPGIAAVLRVLVTVPLVLPPMVGGVALLYLFGRSAPAGAWLAGWGLGLPFTTAAVVVAQVFVALPFLVLAVEGAVRAVGVEYERTAASLGAGRWATLWRITLPLAAPGLVAGLVLCFARAIGEFGATALFAGNNPGVTQTMPLAIYTAFNGSGVGEGPAVALSLLLLVTAIAVLLLVRAWRPGSVR from the coding sequence GTGACCGCCCGGCGTGAGGAACGCGACGCGTCCGCGGGCAACCTGCCGCGGATCCTGGCGCTGCCGGCCGTCCTGGCGCTCGCGCTGCTCGTCGTCCCGCTCGCGGGACTGATCGCACGCGCCGACTGGCCGTCGCTGTGGACGGACGTGACGTCCCGCGAGTCGCTCGACGCGCTCGGGCTGTCGCTCGTGACCGGTCTGATCGCCACCGCCGTGTGCCTGGTCCTGGGGCTCCCGCTCGCGATCCTGATCGCGCGCGCACGGCCGGGGATCGCGGCGGTCCTGCGTGTGCTCGTCACCGTGCCGCTCGTGCTGCCGCCCATGGTCGGCGGCGTCGCGCTGCTGTACCTGTTCGGCCGGTCAGCGCCCGCCGGCGCGTGGCTCGCGGGCTGGGGGCTCGGCCTGCCGTTCACGACCGCGGCGGTCGTGGTCGCGCAGGTCTTCGTCGCCCTGCCCTTCCTCGTGCTCGCGGTGGAGGGCGCCGTGCGGGCGGTCGGCGTCGAGTACGAGCGCACCGCGGCGTCGCTGGGCGCCGGACGCTGGGCGACGCTGTGGCGCATCACGCTGCCGCTCGCCGCACCCGGCCTCGTGGCGGGTCTCGTGCTGTGCTTCGCGCGCGCGATCGGCGAGTTCGGCGCGACCGCGCTGTTCGCGGGCAACAACCCCGGCGTGACGCAGACCATGCCGCTCGCGATCTACACGGCCTTCAACGGCTCCGGCGTCGGCGAGGGCCCCGCCGTCGCGCTGTCGCTGCTGCTGCTCGTCACCGCGATCGCGGTGCTGCTGCTCGTGCGCGCCTGGCGCCCGGGGAGCGTCCGGTGA
- the modA gene encoding molybdate ABC transporter substrate-binding protein: MRKIRVAAVAAGAALLLTACAPAAPGGGMAGELTVYAAASLGPAFEDLAAQFEADNPGIDVRPLVLDGSQVLATQIAEGAPADVFASADEQTMDRVTDLVHAPAVFATNTLAIAVPPGNPAGIEGLADLAGADVTVVLCAAEVPCGAASRALLDRAGIAFDPASEEQNVGAVLAKIDAAEADAGLVYRTDILRGDVDEVAAEGSDEVVNRYPIAALRDARNPDAADAFVALVRGETGQRILAEHGFGAP, from the coding sequence ATGCGAAAGATCCGGGTCGCGGCGGTCGCCGCCGGTGCGGCGCTGCTCCTCACGGCTTGCGCACCGGCCGCGCCGGGAGGCGGCATGGCGGGGGAGCTGACCGTGTACGCCGCCGCATCCCTGGGCCCGGCGTTCGAGGACCTCGCCGCGCAGTTCGAGGCGGACAATCCGGGGATCGATGTGCGACCGCTCGTGCTCGACGGATCCCAGGTCCTCGCGACGCAGATCGCCGAGGGGGCGCCCGCGGATGTCTTCGCGAGCGCGGACGAGCAGACGATGGATCGCGTGACGGACCTCGTCCACGCGCCCGCCGTCTTCGCGACGAACACGCTCGCCATCGCGGTGCCGCCCGGCAATCCCGCGGGCATCGAGGGGCTCGCCGACCTCGCCGGAGCGGACGTCACCGTCGTGCTGTGCGCCGCGGAGGTGCCGTGCGGGGCGGCGAGCCGCGCGCTCCTGGATCGCGCGGGCATCGCCTTCGATCCGGCCAGCGAGGAGCAGAACGTCGGCGCCGTGCTGGCGAAGATCGACGCCGCCGAGGCCGATGCGGGCCTCGTCTACCGCACGGACATCCTGCGCGGTGACGTCGACGAGGTGGCGGCCGAGGGCTCCGACGAGGTCGTGAACCGGTACCCGATCGCGGCGCTGCGCGACGCGCGCAATCCCGACGCCGCCGACGCCTTCGTGGCTCTCGTGCGCGGCGAGACGGGACAGCGGATCCTCGCCGAGCACGGCTTCGGCGCGCCGTGA
- a CDS encoding ThiF family adenylyltransferase, whose product MSALPPLVEPAASLSAAERERTARHHVLAPLGEPGQRRLNAAHVAVVGAGGLGSPVVLALAAAGVGTLTVIDDDVVELSNLQRQLMHRLGDVGTPKATSAARAAADLAPEARVHAVRERLTPANAADLLADADLVLDGSDTFDTREAVAAACEHLGVPLVWGTVQAFDAQVTVFWSNPPAGFPAVRLSDLYPAGSAGDVPTCAEVGVLGSLCLQVGALMATQAIQLIAGIGEPLLGRILVIDGLRARQHEVPLRGRPADAPAPAPRVRFTASDLAAALTLSDAPLVVDVREDDEVREGMIHGARHVPLGEIRSDPDAVAARLSAAAHGARVAVVCRSGVRSAEAAALLSARGIPAVSVDGGMLAWAGPVVQAVRS is encoded by the coding sequence ATGTCGGCCCTCCCCCCGCTCGTCGAGCCCGCGGCGTCGCTGTCGGCGGCGGAGCGCGAGCGCACGGCGCGCCATCACGTGCTGGCGCCGCTCGGGGAACCCGGCCAGCGCCGCCTCAACGCCGCCCATGTGGCCGTCGTCGGCGCGGGCGGGCTCGGATCGCCCGTCGTCCTCGCCCTCGCGGCCGCCGGCGTGGGCACGCTCACCGTGATCGACGACGACGTCGTCGAGCTGTCGAACCTGCAGCGCCAGCTCATGCACCGGCTCGGCGACGTCGGCACCCCCAAGGCGACGAGCGCCGCGCGCGCGGCGGCCGATCTCGCGCCGGAAGCACGCGTCCACGCGGTGCGCGAGCGGCTCACGCCCGCCAACGCCGCCGATCTGCTCGCGGACGCGGACCTCGTGCTCGACGGCAGCGACACGTTTGACACGCGCGAGGCCGTCGCCGCGGCGTGCGAGCACCTCGGGGTTCCGCTGGTGTGGGGCACCGTGCAGGCGTTCGACGCGCAGGTCACGGTGTTCTGGTCCAATCCGCCCGCCGGCTTCCCGGCCGTGCGGCTGTCCGACCTGTACCCCGCGGGCAGCGCCGGCGACGTCCCGACGTGCGCCGAGGTCGGCGTGCTGGGGTCGCTGTGCCTGCAGGTGGGGGCGCTGATGGCGACCCAGGCGATCCAGCTCATCGCCGGCATCGGCGAGCCGCTGCTCGGGCGCATCCTCGTGATCGACGGCCTGCGCGCGCGCCAGCACGAGGTGCCTTTGCGTGGACGGCCCGCCGACGCGCCGGCCCCGGCCCCTCGCGTGCGCTTCACGGCGTCGGACCTCGCCGCCGCGCTGACCCTGTCCGATGCGCCGCTCGTCGTCGACGTGCGCGAGGACGACGAGGTGCGCGAGGGGATGATCCACGGGGCGCGCCATGTGCCGCTGGGCGAGATCCGGAGCGATCCGGATGCCGTCGCCGCGCGGCTGAGCGCTGCGGCGCACGGTGCCCGCGTCGCCGTCGTGTGCCGCAGCGGCGTGCGCTCGGCCGAGGCCGCCGCGCTGCTGTCCGCGCGCGGGATCCCCGCCGTGTCGGTCGACGGCGGCATGCTCGCGTGGGCCGGCCCCGTCGTGCAGGCGGTCCGATCGTGA
- a CDS encoding molybdopterin molybdotransferase MoeA, which produces MRTVEEHLADVLAAIAPTGAITLSLAAAAGLTCAEPVRARVDVPVFDNSAMDGFAVRAADVAAASPDAPVTLRVVADLPAGSPEDPALGEGEAARIMTGSPVPSDADAIVPFEDTAGGLADSLGDIAVLRAPRGPGAHIRRRGEDLHAGDVVIPSGTELGPLQLSAAAATGVDRAVVARPPRVIVISTGSELVEPGADLERGQIPESNTTLLAGLVRATGAELMRATCVSDDPDELRSLLRENSEADVVLTSGGVSAGAYEVVKQVLDGDIAFTKVAMQPGKPQGFGRLTNGALMFGLPGNPVSAAVSFETFVRPALLAMQGRTKLHRDILRLPAATGWRTPPGRRQFLPASIDRTDPARWTVRPATPGGSGSHLAAGLGLAEAYAVVPAETEAVAEGELVDVMLIS; this is translated from the coding sequence ATGCGCACCGTCGAAGAGCACCTCGCGGACGTGCTGGCGGCCATCGCCCCGACCGGCGCGATCACGCTCTCGCTCGCCGCGGCGGCGGGTCTCACGTGCGCCGAGCCGGTGCGGGCGCGCGTGGACGTGCCCGTGTTCGACAACTCCGCGATGGACGGCTTCGCGGTGCGCGCGGCCGATGTCGCCGCCGCCTCGCCCGATGCCCCCGTCACCCTGCGGGTCGTCGCCGACCTTCCCGCCGGCTCGCCCGAGGACCCCGCGCTCGGCGAGGGCGAGGCCGCCCGCATCATGACCGGATCGCCCGTGCCGAGCGATGCGGACGCGATCGTGCCGTTCGAGGACACGGCCGGGGGCCTGGCGGACTCGCTCGGCGACATCGCGGTGTTGCGGGCGCCGCGCGGTCCCGGCGCGCACATCCGGCGCCGCGGCGAGGACCTGCATGCGGGCGACGTCGTCATCCCGTCGGGCACGGAGCTCGGGCCGCTGCAGCTGTCGGCGGCCGCGGCGACGGGCGTCGACCGCGCCGTCGTGGCGCGTCCGCCGCGCGTGATCGTGATCTCCACCGGGAGCGAGCTCGTCGAGCCCGGCGCCGACCTCGAGCGCGGCCAGATCCCGGAGTCGAACACGACGCTGCTCGCCGGGCTCGTGCGCGCCACGGGCGCCGAGCTCATGCGCGCGACCTGCGTGTCGGACGACCCGGACGAGCTGCGCTCCCTACTCCGCGAGAACTCCGAGGCGGACGTGGTGCTCACATCGGGCGGCGTCAGCGCGGGCGCGTACGAGGTGGTCAAGCAGGTGCTGGACGGCGACATCGCGTTCACGAAGGTCGCGATGCAGCCCGGCAAGCCGCAGGGCTTCGGGCGGCTGACGAACGGCGCCCTGATGTTCGGCCTGCCCGGCAACCCCGTGAGCGCCGCCGTGTCCTTCGAGACGTTCGTCCGTCCCGCGCTGCTGGCGATGCAGGGCCGCACCAAGCTGCATCGCGACATCCTGCGGCTGCCCGCGGCGACCGGATGGCGCACGCCGCCCGGTCGCCGCCAGTTCCTCCCCGCGAGCATCGACCGCACCGATCCCGCGCGCTGGACGGTGCGCCCCGCAACGCCCGGCGGCTCCGGCTCGCACCTGGCCGCAGGCCTCGGTCTCGCCGAGGCGTACGCGGTCGTCCCCGCCGAAACCGAGGCCGTGGCGGAGGGCGAACTCGTGGATGTCATGCTGATCTCATGA
- the moaC gene encoding cyclic pyranopterin monophosphate synthase MoaC: protein MSFTHLDSSGHARMVDVTEKQPTVRSATARGFVRVAADTVAALRDGSVPKGDVLAVARIAGIQGAKKCAELLPLAHVIGVHGATVDLAVEDGGVAIEATVRTADRTGVEMEALTAVTIAALSVVDMVKGMDRSAAIENARIVAKTGGRSGSWTREV, encoded by the coding sequence ATGAGCTTCACCCACCTCGACTCGTCCGGTCACGCGCGCATGGTCGACGTGACCGAGAAGCAGCCCACCGTGCGGTCGGCGACCGCCCGCGGGTTCGTGCGCGTGGCCGCCGACACGGTCGCCGCCCTGCGCGACGGCTCCGTCCCGAAGGGCGACGTGCTCGCGGTCGCCCGCATCGCGGGCATCCAGGGCGCGAAGAAGTGCGCCGAGCTGCTGCCCCTCGCCCACGTGATCGGCGTGCACGGAGCGACGGTCGACCTCGCCGTCGAGGACGGCGGCGTCGCGATCGAGGCCACGGTGCGGACGGCCGACCGCACGGGCGTCGAGATGGAGGCCCTGACGGCCGTGACGATCGCCGCGCTGTCGGTCGTCGACATGGTGAAGGGCATGGATCGCTCGGCGGCGATCGAGAACGCGCGGATCGTCGCGAAGACCGGCGGCCGCAGCGGGTCCTGGACACGGGAGGTCTGA
- a CDS encoding DUF6457 domain-containing protein, producing the protein MAGNERTLPPEALDEWTVAACERLGLDADQVPVALILDLARDVAHGVARPAAPLTAFLAGLAAGRAGGAPQDVERAVAEVVALARSWGGEP; encoded by the coding sequence ATGGCCGGCAACGAACGCACCCTGCCGCCCGAGGCGCTGGACGAGTGGACCGTGGCCGCTTGCGAGCGGCTCGGGCTGGATGCGGATCAGGTGCCCGTCGCGCTGATCCTCGATCTCGCGCGCGACGTCGCGCACGGCGTCGCGCGCCCGGCCGCGCCGCTCACGGCATTCCTGGCCGGACTTGCCGCGGGACGCGCCGGCGGCGCGCCGCAGGACGTCGAGCGCGCGGTCGCCGAGGTGGTCGCGCTGGCCCGGTCGTGGGGCGGCGAGCCGTGA
- a CDS encoding MoaD/ThiS family protein produces the protein MTRIRYFAAAEEAAGRAEEHRSEGTLGELRAALASEYPGLGGILPRCAVLVDGERRDDDAPLAGVTTVDVLPPFAGG, from the coding sequence GTGACGCGCATCCGCTACTTCGCGGCCGCCGAGGAGGCCGCGGGCCGCGCGGAGGAGCACCGCTCCGAGGGCACGCTGGGCGAGCTGCGCGCCGCGCTCGCGTCGGAGTATCCGGGCCTCGGCGGCATCCTGCCCCGCTGCGCCGTGCTCGTCGACGGCGAGCGGCGCGACGACGACGCGCCGCTCGCGGGCGTCACGACGGTCGACGTGCTGCCGCCGTTCGCGGGCGGCTGA
- a CDS encoding molybdenum cofactor biosynthesis protein MoaE — protein MSAAPPADVRIARISADPIRLAEHAAAIDDPRMGAETSFVGRVRDHDPDARGAVAALEYTAHPDAEAALGAIASRASEAHGALIAVSHRIGRLEVGEPAVVIAVAAAHRAEAFAACRDVIEDIKRELPVWKRQLEADGTAEWKGLGG, from the coding sequence GTGAGCGCCGCGCCGCCGGCGGACGTGAGGATCGCGCGGATCTCGGCGGATCCGATCCGGCTCGCCGAGCACGCGGCCGCGATCGACGACCCGCGGATGGGGGCCGAGACGTCGTTCGTCGGTCGCGTGCGCGATCACGACCCGGATGCGCGCGGCGCCGTCGCCGCGCTGGAGTACACCGCGCATCCGGACGCGGAGGCCGCGCTCGGCGCGATCGCATCCCGGGCGTCGGAGGCGCACGGCGCGCTCATCGCGGTCAGTCATCGCATCGGCCGGCTCGAGGTGGGGGAGCCCGCGGTCGTGATCGCGGTCGCCGCGGCGCACCGCGCCGAGGCGTTCGCCGCCTGCCGCGACGTGATCGAGGACATCAAGCGCGAGCTGCCGGTCTGGAAGCGTCAGCTCGAGGCCGACGGCACCGCGGAATGGAAGGGCCTGGGCGGCTGA